Proteins encoded together in one Lathyrus oleraceus cultivar Zhongwan6 chromosome 5, CAAS_Psat_ZW6_1.0, whole genome shotgun sequence window:
- the LOC127085218 gene encoding endo-1,4-beta-xylanase 5: MLQLVSLFFLLIPLGVSSIYDGPLYDSTAYTQCKRYPEKPLYGGGIFKHNIAQINTNISSSLVVIYNLTQNTIYSFSAWVRVEGLDSVMIRARLEAENDIYNCIGTVSAKRGCWSFLKGGFVLNSPSNSYAIIFQSADGKDVGMNIASLSLQPFTKQEWRFNQEYIINNKRKRAVTIHVSDTNGMKLQGASVRLEQISKDFPIGSAIAKTILGNTPYQNWFVKRFNAAVFENELKWYATEPHQGRINYTISDQMLQFVRSNKILARGHNIFWEDPKYTPAWVLNLTGTELESAVNSRIKSLMNQYKTEFIHWDVSNEMLHFDFYEERLGPNATFQFFEAAHESDPLATLFMNDFNVVETCNDVNSSVDAYIFKIKELKQHGVFMDGIGLEGHFTIPNPPLIRAILDKLATLDLPIWLTEIDISKTLDQETQAIYLEQVLREGFSHPSVNGIMLWTALHPYGCYQMCLTDNDMKNLPSGDMVDKLLQEWQTGHVEGVTEEHGSYSFYGFLGEYRVSVEYGKRTINSTFSLGSGDETRHVTVTL, translated from the exons atgttgcaacttgtttcacttTTCTTCCTTCTGATACCATTAGGGGTTTCTTCTATCTATG ATGGACCCCTATATGACTCAACTGCTTACACCCAG TGCAAAAGGTATCCTGAGAAGCCACTTTATGGAGGAGGAATTTTCAAACATAATATTGCACAAATTAATACCAACATCTCTTCTTCACTTGTTGTCATATATAATCTTACACAAAACACTATCTATTCTTTTTCTG CATGGGTGAGGGTTGAAGGTTTAGATTCAGTTATGATAAGGGCAAGGTTGGAAGCAGAGAATGATATATACAACTGTATTGGGACAGTTTCTGCCAAGAGAGGATGTTGGTCTTTTCTTAAGGGTGGTTTTGTTCTTAATTCACCTTCAAATTCATATGCCATAATCTTTCAG AGTGCAGATGGCAAAGATGTTGGTATGAATATAGCAAGTCTATCACTACAGCCATTTACTAAACAGGAATGGAGATTCAATCAAGAATATATAATCAACAAT AAAAGAAAACGCGCGGTCACGATACATGTATCAGATACAAATGGAATGAAATTGCAAGGAGCTTCTGTGCGTTTAGAGCAAATATCAAAAGACTTCCCTATAGGTTCTGCAATAGCAAAGACCATTCTTGGCAACACACCATATCAGAACTGGTTTGTTAAACGTTTCAATGCTGCAGTCTTCGAAAACGAACTCAAATGGTACGCCACAGAGCCTCATCAAGGCAGAATCAATTATACAATTTCAGATCAAATGTTGCAATTTGTTAGATCCAACAAAATCCTAGCTAGAGGACACAATATATTCTGGGAAGATCCAAAATACACACCTGCATGGGTTCTTAACCTTACAGGCACAGAACTAGAATCAGCAGTGAATTCCAGAATAAAAAGTCTCATGAACCAATACAAAACCGAGTTCATACACTGGGATGTTAGCAACGAAATGCTTCATTTCGATTTCTACGAAGAAAGGCTTGGACCAAACGCTACATTTCAGTTCTTCGAGGCAGCACATGAATCAGATCCTCTAGCAACATTGTTTATGAATGACTTCAATGTTGTAGAAACATGCAATGATGTAAATTCCAGTGTTGACGCGTATATCTTCAAGATAAAAGAACTAAAACAACATGGTGTTTTTATGGATGGTATTGGATTGGAGGGTCATTTCACAATACCGAATCCACCACTTATTAGAGCTATTTTAGATAAACTTGCAACACTAGATCTTCCTATTTGGCTTACTGAGATTGATATAAGCAAGACCCTTGATCAAGAAACGCAGGCAATTTATTTGGAACAAGTGTTGAGGGAAGGATTCTCGCACCCTTCGGTGAACGGGATAATGCTATGGACAGCACTTCATCCATATGGATGCTATCAAATGTGTCTTACTGACAATGATATGAAGAACTTACCATCAGGTGATATGGTGGACAAACTTCTTCAAGAGTGGCAGACTGGTCATGTAGAGGGAGTGACAGAAGAGCATGGTTCATATAGCTTTTATGGATTTTTAGGAGAATATAGAGTTAGTGTTGAGTATGGTAAGAGGACCATAAATTCAACTTTCTCTTTAGGTAGTggtgatgaaactagacatgtcACTGTCACATTGTGA